The following proteins are co-located in the Gossypium hirsutum isolate 1008001.06 chromosome A02, Gossypium_hirsutum_v2.1, whole genome shotgun sequence genome:
- the LOC107949159 gene encoding E3 ubiquitin-protein ligase MIEL1, with protein sequence MEMEASSASQRLHFGKMGYGCQHYRRRCKIRAPCCNEVFSCRHCHNEAVNLLSNPFDRHELVRKDVKQVICSVCDTEQPVAQLCSNCGVNMGEYFCKICNFFDDDTEKGQFHCDDCGICRVGGRENFFHCKKCGSCYSVALRGNHTCVENSMQHHCPICYEYLFDSLKDTTVMKCGHTMHYECYHEMLKRDKYCCPICSKSVIDMSRVWKRMDEEIEATLMPEDYRYKKVWILCNDCDDTTEVYFHIIGQKCSHCRSYNTRTIAPPELPQ encoded by the exons ATGGAGATGGAAGCCTCTTCAGCCAGTCAACGCCTCCATTTTGGGAAGATGGGATATGG ATGCCAACATTATAGGAGGAGATGCAAGATTCGAGCTCCATGTTGCAACGAGGTTTTCTCGTGTCGGCATTGCCATAACGAAGCTGTG AACCTGTTAAGTAACCCTTTTGACAGGCACGAGCTTGTTCGAAAAGATGTTAAACAA gttatttgcTCGGTTTGTGACACAGAGCAGCCG GTTGCTCAACTTTGTTCAAATTGCGGAGTCAATATGGGAGAATACTTCTGTAAAATTTGCAACTTCTTTGATGATGAT ACTGAGAAAGGGCAGTTTCATTGTGATGATTGTGGGATCTGCAG AGTTGGTGGCCGAGAGAATTTTTTTCACTGCAAGAAGTGTG GGTCTTGTTACTCTGTTGCCTTGCGAGGTAATCATACTTGTGTGGAGAATTCGATGCAGCATCACTGCCCCATATGTTACGAG TACCTCTTCGATTCGTTGAAAGATACGACTGTGATGAAATGCGGTCACACGATGCACTATGAATGTTACCATGAGATGCTAAAGCGTGACAA ATATTGCTGTCCCATATGCTCAAAGTCGGTGATCGATATGTCCCGAGTCTGGAAGAGGATGGACGAAGAG ATTGAAGCGACCCTAATGCCGGAGGATTACCGATATAAGAAG GTTTGGATTCTATGCAATGACTGCGACGACACTACCGAGGTTTACTTCCACATAATCGGACAGAAATGCAGTCACTGTAGATCTTACAACACCCGGACGATCGCCCCTCCAGAACTCCCTCAGTGA
- the LOC107949403 gene encoding CASP-like protein 1E1, which yields MSSICELILRFMALLLTLAAAIIIGVNKQTKFFPVQLNPAFPPVEVAARVKWHYLSALVYSLVANITASSYAALSTLIVLATRNGEAGFAQVITIFDATIVGLLFSANGAALAVGIIGYKGNSHLQWNKVCNVFDSFCDRVAISIVLSLVASFAFIALVALAVLSLQKRFATRT from the exons ATGTCGAGTATTTGTGAGTTGATTTTGAGGTTTATGGCGCTGCTGCTAACACTTGCGGCCGCCATAATTATCGGGGTAAACAAGCAGACCAAGTTCTTCCCTGTTCAGCTCAACCCAGCTTTCCCTCCTGTTGAGGTTGCTGCCCGTGTTAAGTGGCATTACCTGTCTGCCCTTGT GTATTCCCTGGTGGCAAACATAACAGCAAGTTCATATGCAGCGCTTTCGACCCTGATTGTGTTGGCAACCAGAAATGGGGAAGCAGGGTTTGCCCAAGTTATCACTATCTTTGATGCAACGATTGTTGGGTTGCTGTTTTCAGCCAATGGGGCTGCCTTAGCTGTTGGTATCATTGGTTACAAAGGGAACTCTCATCTTCAATGGAACAAAGTTTGTAATGTTTTCGACAGTTTCTGTGACAGAGTTGCCATTTCCATTGTTCTGTCATTGGTCGCTTCTTTTGCGTTTATTGCTTTGGTTGCTTTAGCTGTTCTATCTTTGCAGAAGAGATTTGCAACTAGAACTTAG